A region of Haliotis asinina isolate JCU_RB_2024 chromosome 7, JCU_Hal_asi_v2, whole genome shotgun sequence DNA encodes the following proteins:
- the LOC137290499 gene encoding glycogen-binding subunit 76A-like — protein sequence MNGHREEDMAYFLPRSLSYVQDGCVDEYSVSSAFVQNPGESRQPRKDRSQFIRLFEAMAEEGEAIYNKEIEEIGSSASRKETKRVCETNAPRAATGCGPEVDDYNNRIEAFLKFMSSKGPVYRDTERKFYRSELRKSSSLKTNKTPPGTPGSRKKVVRFADAMGLDLNFVRNIANVDIPPKVPASALADLRAGLEEDRRATGSSFLTACFSQPGAGVDFKKKVLAQKVCLENAVIEGVTITGVIRVANIAFDKTVQVRYSTDRWTTFHDIDASYVLNSCDGPTDRFSFSIVAPAVFDVGFRLEFAIAYYTICNVFWDNNCGMNYAFECFAKTVPTEAENTWMSFL from the coding sequence ATGAACGGGCATAGGGAAGAAGATATGGCTTACTTTCTTCCACGTAGTTTGTCGTATGTTCAGGATGGCTGTGTGGACGAATATAGTGTCAGCTCGGCATTCGTCCAGAACCCTGGAGAATCCCGTCAACCAAGGAAAGATCGCAGCCAGTTTATCCGTCTTTTCGAAGCGATGGCTGAAGAAGGGGAAGCCATATATAACAAGGAAATCGAGGAAATTGGGTCTTCCGCGAGCCGGAAGGAAACAAAACGTGTGTGTGAGACGAATGCTCCCAGGGCAGCTACAGGATGTGGGCCTGAAGTGGACGACTATAACAATAGGATAGAAGCTTTTCTCAAATTTATGTCTTCAAAAGGTCCTGTGTACAGAGATACAGAACGTAAATTTTATAGGAGTGAGTTAAGAAAATCCTCGTCCCTTAAGACAAACAAGACTCCCCCAGGAACACCTGGAAGCAGAAAGAAAGTTGTCCGTTTTGCGGACGCAATGGGTTTAGATCTGAATTTTGTGCGAAACATTGCCAACGTTGACATCCCACCCAAAGTACCAGCGTCTGCCCTGGCCGACCTGCGTGCAGGACTAGAGGAGGACAGACGTGCAACAGGGAGCAGCTTTCTCACTGCCTGCTTTTCCCAGCCCGGAGCTGGAGTAGACTTTAAGAAGAAGGTTCTTGCTCAAAAGGTGTGTTTGGAGAATGCTGTGATCGAAGGGGTGACAATCACAGGCGTGATCAGGGTGGCGAACATTGCATTTGACAAAACGGTACAGGTGCGCTACAGCACCGACAGATGGACCACCTTTCACGACATAGACGCATCTTATGTCCTGAACTCTTGTGATGGACCAACGGACAGATTCTCTTTCAGCATTGTGGCACCAGCAGTCTTTGACGTAGGATTCAGGTTGGAATTCGCCATCGCCTATTACACAATCTGTAATGTGTTCTGGGACAACAATTGTGGTATGAACTAcgcatttgaatgttttgcaaaGACAGTCCCTACGGAAGCAGAAAATACTTGGATGTCTTTTTTGTAA